In Tubulanus polymorphus chromosome 2, tnTubPoly1.2, whole genome shotgun sequence, a single window of DNA contains:
- the LOC141900153 gene encoding polycomb group RING finger protein 1-like: protein MMDEGKTLKIRIRDINPHIVCSLCAGYFIDATTIAECLHTFCKSCIVKYLQTSKYCPQCNLKIHETQPFLHLRSDRNLQDIVYKLVPGLYENEQCRKQEFFKSKISKGETENMVQPLCTVYDARDAHHYIHDELITMCLDRFSATSVVYESSTYNLPVLDQKFIRCPTRTCVAHLKKLLRKMLDIPQPLEIDVVCDEQVLDCDYSVKQIWLMFWSDRPSPMMLFYKVHPKVYLHLPAVNS from the exons ATGATGGATGAG GGTAAAACTCTCAAAATACGAATTCGTGATATAAACCCACATATTGTGTGCTCGTTATGTGCTGGGTATTTTATTGATGCCACCACTATCGCTGAATGTTTACATACAT TTTGTAAGAGTTGTATAGTAAAATATTTGCAAACAAGTAAATACTGTCCTCAGTGTAATTTGAAGATACACGAAACTCAGCCATTTCTTCACCTCAGAAGTGACCGCAATCTTCAGGATATCGTATACAAATTAGTTCCTGGTCTGTATGAAA ACGAACAATGTAGGAAACAAGAATTTTTCAAGTCAAAGATTTCAAAAG GAGAAACAGAAAATATGGTGCAACCCCTGTGTACAGTTTATGATGCTCGAGATGCGCATCACTACATTCATGATGAACTCATCACAATGTGCTTAGATCGCTTTAG CGCTACATCGGTTGTATATGAGAGCAGCACTTACAACCTTCCTGTTTTGGATCAAAAGTTTATTCGCTGCCCGACAAGGACATGCGTAGCTCACTTAAAAAAACTGCTACGAAAGATGCTCGATATTCCACAGCCGCTAGAG ATTGATGTAGTATGTGATGAACAAGTATTAGACTGTGATTACAGTGTGAAACAGATCTGGCTTATGTTCTGGTCTGATCGA CCTTCGCCAATGATGCTGTTTTACAAAGTTCATCCAAAGGTTTATCTACATTTGCCTGCTGTGAATTCTTGA